From Leptodactylus fuscus isolate aLepFus1 chromosome 11, aLepFus1.hap2, whole genome shotgun sequence, one genomic window encodes:
- the HMGB3 gene encoding high mobility group protein B3 → MAKGDPKKPKGKMSAYAYFVQTCREEHKKKNPEIPVNFAEFSKKCSERWKIMSAKEKSKFEDLAKADKVRYDREMKDYGPVKGGKKKKDPNAPKRPPSGFFLFCSEFRPKIKSTNPGISIGDVAKKLGEMWNNLSDSEKQPYNNKAGKLKEKYEKDVADYKSKGKLDGPKSAPKLARKKEEDEDDDEEDEEEEDEEEEDDDE, encoded by the exons ATGGCTAAAGGTGACCCGAAGAAGCCGAAGGGCAAGATGTCTGCCTATGcctactttgtgcagacatgccGCGAAGAACACAAAAAGAAGAATCCTGAAATCCCAGTTAACTTTGCAGAGTTTTCAAAGAAATGTTCTGAAAGATGGAAG ATCATGTCTGCAAAAGAGAAATCAAAGTTCGAGGACTTGGCAAAAGCAGACAAAGTAAGATATGACAGAGAAATGAAAGACTATGGACCAGTTAAGGGAGGCAAGAAGAAGAAGGATCCAAATGCGCCAAAGAGGCCACC TTCTGGGTTCTTCCTGTTCTGCTCAGAATTCCGTCCCAAAATCAAGTCCACAAACCCTGGCATCTCCATTGGTGATGTTGCTAAGAAGCTGGGCGAGATGTGGAATAACCTGAGCGATAGCGAGAAACAACCCTACAACAACAAGGCTGGGAAGCTGAAGGAGAAGTATGAAAAG GATGTTGCAGACTATAAATCCAAAGGCAAATTGGATGGTCCTAAGAGCGCTCCTAAACTAGCCCGAAAAaaagaggaggatgaagatgatgacgaagaggatgaggaggaagaagacgaggaggaggaagacgaTGATGAATGA